One segment of Mycobacterium spongiae DNA contains the following:
- a CDS encoding NADP-dependent oxidoreductase, with product MPPVNRVCRLAARPIGLPKSSDWEVTDEPVASPGAGEFLVRVEYLSIDPAMRTWMNAGRSYVPAVEIGEVMRAGGIGRVIDSRHPDFAAGDHVYGVFGVQRYALSDGSGVTAVDTTVAPAPAHLGVLGVSGLTAYFGLLDVGRPQPGQTVVVSGAAGSVGSIVGQIARIHGCRVIGIAGGEEKCRWLLAELGFDAAIDYQATDLRKQLKTHAPNGIDVFFDNVGGTALEAALSRLARGARVVLCGAISQYNTSGELRGPANYMQLLVARASMAGFVVFDYADQYSEAVVQLANWLRSGELRSREQVVNGDVADFPEVLLSLFRGHNTGKLILEIDAETQ from the coding sequence GTGCCGCCAGTCAACCGGGTGTGCCGTCTGGCGGCCCGCCCGATCGGCCTGCCGAAGTCCTCGGATTGGGAGGTCACCGACGAACCCGTCGCGAGCCCGGGGGCCGGCGAGTTCCTGGTGCGGGTCGAGTACTTGTCCATCGATCCGGCGATGCGGACGTGGATGAACGCGGGGCGGTCGTATGTGCCCGCGGTAGAGATCGGCGAGGTGATGCGCGCGGGCGGCATTGGGCGCGTCATCGATTCGCGGCACCCGGATTTCGCGGCCGGTGACCACGTGTATGGCGTCTTCGGGGTGCAGCGCTACGCGCTTTCCGACGGTAGCGGCGTGACTGCGGTCGACACGACCGTTGCGCCCGCCCCGGCACATCTCGGCGTCCTGGGGGTCAGCGGACTGACAGCCTATTTCGGGCTGCTCGACGTTGGCCGCCCACAACCCGGACAGACCGTGGTCGTCTCCGGAGCCGCCGGCTCGGTGGGCAGCATCGTCGGCCAGATTGCGCGGATCCACGGGTGCCGGGTGATCGGTATCGCCGGCGGCGAAGAGAAGTGTCGATGGCTCCTAGCCGAGCTGGGATTCGATGCCGCCATCGACTACCAGGCAACCGATCTGCGCAAGCAGCTGAAGACGCACGCCCCCAACGGTATTGACGTCTTTTTCGACAACGTCGGGGGAACGGCGCTGGAGGCTGCTCTCTCGCGGCTGGCCCGTGGCGCCCGCGTCGTCCTGTGCGGCGCCATCTCGCAGTACAACACTAGCGGCGAACTGCGTGGGCCGGCCAACTACATGCAGCTGCTGGTCGCCCGCGCATCGATGGCCGGCTTCGTCGTCTTCGACTACGCCGACCAATACAGCGAAGCCGTTGTGCAGCTGGCGAATTGGCTGCGCAGCGGCGAGCTGCGCTCGCGGGAACAGGTTGTGAACGGCGACGTCGCCGATTTTCCTGAGGTCCTGTTATCGCTATTTCGTGGTCACAACACCGGCAAGTTGATTCTGGAAATCGACGCGGAGACGCAATGA
- a CDS encoding DUF808 domain-containing protein, with protein MSGGLFGLLDDVAVLARLAAASIDDIGGAAARATAKAAGVVIDDTAVTPQYVHGITAERELPIIKRIAMGSLRNKLLFILPGAMLLSQFVPWLLGPVLMLGATYLCYEGAEKAWHALRGRTGAGAAPRDEDRLVKGAIRTDFILSAEIMVIALSEVADEAFLRRLIVLVIVAVVITAAVYGVVAAIVKMDDIGLRLTQSTLGFAQIVGRALVAGMPTLLSALSAIGTVAMLWVGGHILLVQSDHLGWRTPSALVHHAEDQLRHSVESVGSVLAWLVNTGISAMIGVTVGALAVLVVALLRLSPYGRRDRLTCRRRFGSCRNPRGQGWRSAQNRPVRCRGQ; from the coding sequence ATGAGTGGGGGCCTGTTCGGCCTTCTCGATGATGTCGCAGTTCTTGCACGACTGGCAGCGGCCTCGATCGACGACATCGGCGGTGCTGCCGCTCGCGCGACTGCAAAAGCCGCCGGCGTGGTCATCGACGACACGGCCGTGACGCCGCAGTATGTCCACGGGATCACCGCAGAGCGCGAGTTGCCCATCATCAAACGCATCGCGATGGGTTCACTGCGCAACAAACTCCTGTTTATCCTGCCCGGAGCAATGCTCCTCAGTCAGTTCGTGCCGTGGCTGTTGGGCCCCGTCCTGATGCTGGGCGCCACTTACCTGTGCTACGAAGGCGCCGAGAAGGCATGGCACGCCCTCCGCGGTCGTACCGGCGCGGGTGCGGCACCCCGCGATGAGGACCGACTCGTCAAGGGCGCGATTCGGACGGATTTCATCCTGTCGGCGGAGATCATGGTGATCGCTCTGAGCGAGGTCGCCGACGAAGCCTTCTTGCGGCGGCTCATCGTCCTGGTCATCGTCGCAGTGGTCATCACCGCTGCGGTCTACGGTGTCGTCGCTGCCATCGTGAAGATGGACGACATTGGGTTGCGCCTCACGCAATCCACACTCGGCTTCGCGCAGATCGTCGGCCGGGCGCTGGTCGCCGGCATGCCAACCCTGCTCTCGGCGCTCTCGGCGATCGGGACCGTGGCGATGCTCTGGGTCGGCGGCCACATCCTGCTCGTCCAGAGTGACCACCTCGGTTGGCGCACCCCATCCGCTCTGGTTCACCACGCCGAAGACCAGCTTCGCCATAGCGTGGAGTCCGTCGGTAGCGTGCTGGCCTGGTTGGTCAACACCGGGATCTCCGCAATGATCGGCGTTACAGTCGGTGCTCTCGCGGTTCTCGTTGTCGCACTGCTTCGGCTGTCGCCCTACGGCCGGCGAGATCGTCTCACGTGCCGCAGAAGGTTCGGTAGCTGCCGAAATCCGCGGGGGCAGGGCTGGCGTAGCGCTCAAAACCGGCCCGTTCGTTGTAGGGGTCAGTGA
- a CDS encoding protein adenylyltransferase SelO, with protein MSVAPDKTLTLQDRFWRELPEMAVRWQAEVPPDPQLLVLNEPLAADLGLDAAWLRSADGLRFLAGNLVPAGAVPVAQAYSGHQFGGFVPRLGDGRALLLGECVDRHGCLRDIHLKGSGPTPFARGGDGLAVVGPMLREYVVSEAMHALGVPTGRALAVLGTGRRVERDGQLLPGALLVRVASSHLRVGSFHYAFQLTSATGDLKPLRRLANHAIARHYPRAAESQRPYLALFKAVVEAQASLVARWMLVGFVHGVMNTDNMTISGETIDYGPCAFMEAYDRETVFSSIDFWGRYAYGNQPAIAEWNLARFAEALLPLLADPASGDPDEAITLAEQAFGGFQQYRADWSSGLRAKLGLSEDVETDVVTSLFDELQLLLTESRVDYTSFFRHLGQAARGGAEPARGMFVDLARFDEWLSRWLALGPDAESMDRVNPIYIPRNHLVEEALTAATAGDLDPVNKLLEAVTDPYNERAGFERYASPAPADFGSYRTFCGT; from the coding sequence GTGAGCGTTGCCCCGGATAAGACTCTGACCCTGCAGGACCGGTTCTGGCGCGAGTTGCCAGAGATGGCCGTCCGATGGCAAGCGGAGGTGCCGCCGGATCCACAGCTGCTCGTGCTCAACGAGCCGCTCGCGGCGGATCTTGGCTTGGACGCCGCCTGGTTGCGCAGTGCCGACGGGCTGCGATTCTTGGCGGGAAATCTGGTTCCCGCCGGCGCAGTTCCGGTGGCCCAGGCCTACAGCGGGCATCAATTCGGTGGCTTCGTCCCGCGATTGGGCGACGGGCGCGCACTGCTGCTGGGCGAGTGCGTCGACCGGCATGGATGCCTGCGCGACATCCACCTCAAAGGTTCCGGACCTACGCCGTTCGCGCGCGGCGGTGACGGCCTTGCCGTGGTGGGCCCGATGCTGCGCGAGTACGTCGTTAGCGAAGCGATGCACGCTCTGGGCGTCCCAACGGGGCGCGCCTTGGCCGTGTTGGGCACGGGGCGCCGGGTAGAGCGCGACGGGCAACTGCTGCCGGGCGCCTTGCTGGTGCGCGTCGCCAGCAGTCACTTGCGCGTCGGGAGTTTCCACTATGCCTTCCAACTCACCTCGGCGACAGGTGATCTGAAGCCGTTGCGGCGCCTTGCCAATCATGCGATCGCCCGCCACTATCCCCGCGCCGCGGAGTCGCAGCGCCCCTACCTGGCTCTGTTCAAAGCGGTGGTCGAAGCCCAGGCGTCACTGGTGGCCCGGTGGATGCTGGTCGGCTTCGTCCACGGGGTGATGAACACCGACAACATGACGATCAGCGGCGAAACGATCGACTATGGACCCTGCGCATTCATGGAAGCCTACGACCGTGAAACGGTCTTCAGCTCAATCGATTTCTGGGGACGCTATGCCTACGGCAATCAGCCTGCCATCGCCGAATGGAATCTCGCCCGGTTCGCTGAGGCGCTCCTCCCCCTGCTCGCGGACCCCGCGTCTGGCGACCCTGACGAGGCAATCACGCTGGCAGAGCAGGCATTTGGTGGATTCCAGCAATACCGAGCCGACTGGTCCTCAGGCCTACGAGCCAAGCTTGGCTTGTCAGAAGACGTCGAGACCGACGTCGTCACGTCGTTGTTCGACGAATTGCAGCTCCTGCTGACCGAAAGCCGCGTCGACTACACCTCGTTCTTTCGCCACCTTGGCCAGGCTGCCCGCGGCGGGGCCGAGCCGGCACGCGGAATGTTCGTTGACCTCGCGCGATTCGATGAGTGGTTGTCGCGCTGGCTAGCGCTGGGTCCCGACGCCGAATCGATGGACCGCGTCAACCCGATCTACATTCCGCGCAACCATCTCGTCGAAGAGGCGCTGACGGCAGCGACCGCCGGCGATCTTGATCCGGTCAACAAGCTCCTGGAGGCCGTCACTGACCCCTACAACGAACGGGCCGGTTTTGAGCGCTACGCCAGCCCTGCCCCCGCGGATTTCGGCAGCTACCGAACCTTCTGCGGCACGTGA
- a CDS encoding DUF732 domain-containing protein translates to MAEPSPAADDTTALDGGDTVAVPNSPIADSASVAWSNTDERDDGGSDLGDLGDLGDLGDGSDIADIASISNEQVTVPESWRSTWGRAAALLLVGLGVAGAIVLGHWAVTREPSPTRAVQASTPTPSTTTPPPRAESIASTPEQDSRYIQALNDRGISFANPGAATFNGKTVCQNIGQGMTVQQVISAFRASSPAFSDNADDFVAISVRAYCPQYANAVGGPDTEPPAADSP, encoded by the coding sequence ATGGCCGAGCCGAGCCCGGCTGCCGACGACACAACCGCACTCGACGGTGGCGACACCGTGGCGGTGCCCAATTCCCCCATTGCCGACTCCGCGAGCGTCGCGTGGTCGAACACCGATGAACGCGACGACGGCGGCAGCGATCTGGGCGATCTGGGCGATCTGGGCGATCTGGGCGATGGCAGTGATATCGCGGACATCGCGAGCATCTCGAACGAACAAGTCACCGTGCCAGAGTCCTGGCGCTCTACGTGGGGACGAGCTGCCGCGCTACTTCTGGTCGGTCTCGGTGTGGCGGGGGCAATCGTCTTAGGGCATTGGGCGGTGACACGCGAGCCGTCTCCGACAAGAGCGGTGCAGGCCTCCACGCCAACCCCATCGACGACAACGCCACCGCCGCGCGCTGAATCGATCGCATCCACCCCCGAGCAGGACAGCAGGTACATTCAAGCCCTCAACGATCGGGGCATCTCGTTCGCCAACCCCGGCGCCGCCACTTTCAACGGCAAGACGGTATGCCAGAACATCGGCCAAGGGATGACAGTGCAACAGGTGATCTCGGCATTTCGTGCGAGCAGCCCGGCATTCAGTGACAACGCCGACGACTTTGTCGCCATCTCCGTTCGCGCGTACTGCCCGCAGTACGCCAACGCCGTGGGCGGGCCTGACACGGAACCCCCGGCCGCCGACTCCCCGTAG
- a CDS encoding patatin-like phospholipase family protein, whose amino-acid sequence MQIPFADGMFDRLGRRAAALDLIEEIEDESQQPGASLSAAELLAAEPALLLQKMENRLVRHHLSNPDVLSDEQLRKLRYILNFARLADFEPGAAGPGGSRGRGDISLGAQVAPWRSRVADALYGPLREEADPATALRAARDVLASLVDDQDDQRRVLIERHANDFAPAELDAEVGYKKLVTVLGGGGGAGFVYIGGMQRLLEAGQVPDYMVSSSFGSIIGSLVARALPVPIDEYMDWAKTVSYRAILGPERRRRRHGLAGMFALRFDQFAHTLLSRADGEHLRMSDLAIPLDVVVAGVRRQPYAALPSRFRRTEMAALKLRSLPFLPIGMGPWVGARMWQVAAFIDVRVVKPIVISDHDETRDFNVADAASFSSAIPGVLHHETSDPRMIPLLDELCAREDIAAMVDGGAASNVPVELAWERVRDGRLGTRNACYLAFDCFHPHWDPRHLWLVPITQAIQLQMVRNLPYADHLVRFEPTLSPVNLAPTGPAIDRACRWGRRSIEPAIPVTSALLQPTWWEGDTPPAAKPTAPEKSVASSMNAVMGAIQVPTSRFRRWRDRHLT is encoded by the coding sequence ATGCAGATCCCCTTCGCCGACGGGATGTTCGATCGCCTAGGGCGGCGCGCGGCGGCACTGGACCTGATCGAGGAGATCGAGGACGAGTCACAGCAACCCGGTGCATCCCTCAGCGCTGCCGAGCTACTGGCCGCCGAGCCGGCCCTGCTGCTGCAAAAGATGGAAAACCGGCTGGTCCGCCATCACCTGTCCAATCCGGACGTGTTGAGCGATGAACAGCTGCGCAAATTGCGGTACATCCTCAACTTCGCCAGACTGGCCGACTTCGAGCCGGGGGCCGCTGGCCCGGGCGGCAGCCGCGGACGCGGCGACATCTCGCTGGGCGCCCAGGTCGCGCCGTGGCGGTCCAGGGTCGCCGACGCCCTCTACGGTCCGCTGCGCGAAGAAGCAGATCCGGCGACAGCTCTGCGAGCGGCCAGAGACGTGCTGGCGAGTCTCGTCGACGACCAGGACGATCAACGGCGCGTCCTCATCGAACGCCACGCAAATGACTTTGCGCCCGCCGAACTCGACGCCGAGGTCGGCTACAAGAAGCTCGTCACCGTCCTCGGCGGCGGCGGTGGTGCGGGTTTCGTCTACATCGGCGGTATGCAGCGGCTGCTCGAGGCCGGGCAGGTTCCCGACTACATGGTCAGCTCGTCGTTCGGATCGATCATCGGCAGCCTCGTGGCCCGCGCCCTGCCGGTGCCGATCGACGAGTACATGGATTGGGCCAAGACGGTGTCCTACCGCGCCATCCTCGGCCCCGAACGGCGCCGCCGCCGCCACGGCCTGGCCGGCATGTTCGCGCTGCGTTTCGACCAATTCGCCCATACCCTGCTCAGCCGTGCCGACGGCGAACACCTGCGAATGTCAGATCTGGCAATCCCGCTCGATGTCGTCGTCGCCGGGGTGCGAAGACAGCCGTACGCAGCACTGCCGTCCCGGTTCCGCCGGACCGAAATGGCCGCGCTGAAGCTGCGGTCGCTTCCGTTTCTGCCCATCGGCATGGGTCCGTGGGTGGGAGCGCGCATGTGGCAGGTCGCTGCCTTCATCGATGTGCGGGTGGTCAAACCGATCGTCATCAGCGACCACGACGAGACGCGCGACTTCAACGTCGCTGACGCTGCCTCGTTCTCGTCGGCCATCCCCGGCGTGCTGCACCACGAAACGAGCGACCCGCGAATGATCCCCCTGCTCGACGAGCTCTGCGCCAGAGAGGACATCGCGGCGATGGTCGACGGTGGCGCGGCAAGCAACGTCCCAGTCGAATTGGCGTGGGAACGGGTCCGCGACGGGCGCCTTGGCACCCGCAACGCGTGTTATCTGGCTTTTGATTGCTTCCATCCCCACTGGGACCCCCGGCACTTGTGGTTGGTCCCGATCACCCAGGCGATCCAGCTGCAGATGGTGCGGAATCTGCCCTACGCCGATCACCTCGTCCGATTCGAGCCGACATTGTCGCCGGTGAACCTGGCGCCCACCGGGCCGGCCATCGATCGCGCGTGCAGGTGGGGGCGCCGCAGCATCGAGCCAGCGATTCCGGTGACATCGGCGCTGTTGCAGCCAACGTGGTGGGAAGGCGACACCCCGCCAGCCGCCAAGCCCACGGCACCCGAGAAATCCGTCGCGTCGTCGATGAATGCCGTGATGGGGGCCATTCAGGTGCCAACGAGCCGGTTCCGGCGGTGGCGAGACCGTCACCTCACCTGA
- a CDS encoding IS110 family transposase has translation MIFIGDDWAEDHHDVHVMDQAGTRLASRRLSEGLTGVRQLHELIAAHAEEPGQVVIGIETDRGLWVGALAAAGYQVFAINPLAVARYRDRHHVSGAKSDASDAKLLADLVRTDRHNHRSLAGDSSTAEAIKVLARAHQNLIWARTRHTNALRSTLREYYPSALAAFEDLAHGDTLEVLRRAPTPEQATRLSLPAIQSALKRGGRQRYIAARAREILAALRTEQLSAPAAVSAAFAASTRAAVSIIAELNRQINELEASLADHFETHPDADIYLSLPGLGAVLGARVLGEFGDDPNRYTDAKSRKNYAGTSPLTVASGKKRAVLARHARNRRLYDAIDQWAFCALVASPGARAFYDQHRGAGDTHHQALRALANRLVAILHGCLRHHTRYNEHTAWAHRTPTAA, from the coding sequence GTGATTTTCATCGGAGACGACTGGGCCGAAGACCATCACGACGTGCATGTGATGGACCAGGCCGGTACGCGGTTGGCGTCACGGCGGCTCTCTGAAGGCCTGACCGGCGTTCGCCAGCTCCACGAGCTGATCGCGGCGCACGCCGAGGAGCCAGGTCAGGTGGTGATCGGCATCGAAACCGACCGGGGCTTGTGGGTGGGCGCCCTGGCGGCGGCCGGCTATCAGGTGTTTGCGATCAATCCCCTGGCGGTGGCCCGCTACCGCGATCGCCACCACGTCTCGGGAGCCAAATCCGATGCCAGCGATGCCAAACTGCTGGCTGACTTGGTGCGCACTGATCGACACAACCATCGCTCGCTCGCCGGCGACAGCTCCACCGCTGAAGCCATCAAAGTTCTGGCCCGCGCACATCAGAACCTGATTTGGGCACGCACCCGCCACACCAACGCGCTGCGCAGCACGTTGCGGGAGTACTACCCGAGCGCACTGGCGGCTTTCGAGGACCTCGCCCACGGCGACACCCTGGAGGTGCTCAGGCGCGCCCCTACCCCAGAACAGGCCACCCGGCTGAGCCTGCCAGCGATCCAGTCTGCGCTCAAACGCGGCGGGCGCCAGCGCTATATCGCCGCCCGCGCCCGCGAAATCCTCGCCGCGCTGCGCACCGAGCAGCTATCGGCACCCGCAGCGGTCAGCGCCGCGTTCGCGGCCAGCACCCGCGCCGCGGTCAGCATCATCGCAGAGCTCAACCGCCAGATTAACGAGCTCGAGGCCAGCCTCGCCGACCATTTTGAGACACACCCGGACGCCGACATCTACCTCTCCCTGCCAGGACTCGGCGCTGTACTCGGCGCCCGGGTGCTCGGTGAGTTCGGGGACGACCCGAATCGCTACACCGATGCCAAGTCTCGCAAAAACTACGCCGGAACCTCACCTTTGACTGTCGCGTCGGGCAAGAAACGCGCCGTGCTGGCCCGCCACGCACGCAACCGCCGTCTCTACGACGCCATCGACCAATGGGCCTTCTGCGCCCTGGTGGCCAGCCCCGGCGCCCGCGCGTTCTACGACCAACACCGCGGCGCCGGCGACACCCACCACCAAGCCTTACGCGCCCTAGCCAACCGTCTCGTCGCCATCCTGCACGGCTGCCTACGACACCACACCCGATACAACGAACACACCGCCTGGGCACACCGCACCCCAACTGCCGCTTGA